The DNA window TGCATGAAAACGTGACGATTAATGTACCAGATTTAGGCGAACTCACTGTCGATATCGCTTATGGCGGAAACTTTTACATTATCGTGGAACCACAAACGAACTTTCCGGGTATTGAGCATTGGGATGCAGCAAAAATATTGCATTTCAGTCCCATTGTTCGGCAAATCATCAATGATTCACTGGATTGCGTTCATCCACTTGATAGCACCGTGCGCGGAGCGTCACATCTACTTTGGACAGGCGAATGTAAACATCAAAATTCTGATGGTGCCAATGCTGTGTTTTACGGTGATAAGGCGATTGACCGCTCGCCTTGTGGGACAGGTACTTCCGCACGGATGGCGCAACGGTTTGCGAAGGGATTACTCGGCGAGGGGGATGAATTTGTTCACGAAAGTTACATTGGTAGCCAGTTTATCGGAAAAGTTGAAGGCCTAACGGAAGTGGCAGGAAAAGCCGCGATTCTGCCAAGTATTCGTGGCTGGGCACGGATGACAGGTAAAAACGCTATCACAATCGATGATGCAGATCCGTATGCATTCGGATTTCAAGTAATATAAAGGCGTTGAATTATGCTAACAGGAAAATCATTTATAGCAGGTATTTGGCAGGGTGATGCGACAAATGGCGTATTTAATGCGTTTTCGCCAAGCCAAAACTGCGCACTAGACACCCCATTTTTTAACGCAACCGAGTTGATGGTCGCGGATGCGATCAATCAAGCGCAGCGAGCGTTTATCGAATATCGACAAACGACACGCGAACAAAAATCGGCCTTTCTAAATTGTATTGCTGATGAAATCGAAAAACTCGGTGATAAGTTACTTGAAACAACTCATCAAGAGACAAACTTGCCAATAATGCGACTTCAAGGTGAGCGTGGTCGAACGGTTAATCAGTTACGCTTTTTCGCATCCGAGTTGGGCAAAGAAAATAACGTACTTTATCGACTACGCGAATTTGATCAGGCAGAGCCTAACAGAATGCCTTTGCCTAAGCCTCAGTTGGAACTTGACTATTTGCCTGTGGGCGTTGTCGCGGTATTTGGTGCTTCAAATTTCCCGTACGCATTTTCAACTGCGGGCGGTGACACGGCTTCTGCGCTCGCAGCAGGTTGTCCAGTAGTTATGAAAAGCCATACCGCGCATCCAGGTACTTCAGAGCTTATTACGCGTGCGATCGAAGCGGCAATTAAAAAATGTAATATGCCCAAAGGCGTGTTTTCAATGATCCAAGCTAAACACTACGAAATTTCTCATCAGCTAGTCGCTCATCCGTTCGTGAAAGCGGTTGGTTTTACGGGATCGTTAAATGTAGCCAAAAAACTCATTGAAACGATTAACCAGCGTACAGAAGCGATACCGTTTTATGGTGAATTGGGCTCTGTAAACCCGCAATTCGTACTTTCTGCAAGTGCTGACGATGCTCAAGTAGGGTTAGGACAAGCCTTAGTTCAATCAATGCTCATGGGTAATGGACAATTTTGTACAAGCCCGGGAGTTTGGCTTGTGCACAATCGAGAAGAAAGTTTGATTGAAGAAATTAAAGTAGGCATTGAGACGAGTAAATCAGACACTTTGTTAACTCCCGCAATTGTGTCAAGTTACAAAAACGCAATCGAAACACGATCGAAATTAGGCGGCGTTTCACTATTAGCGAAGGGTCAAGAGGTTGAATCGTTTCATGCAACACCACATGTCTTTAAGACAGATCTAGAGACCTATCTTGAAACGAAGGCACTACATGAAGAAGTGTTTGGCCCGCAAGCGGTTTTAGTGACCTATCAGGACGAAGCTGAGTTGTTCCAATTCGTGAGCCAACTGGAAGGGCAGTTAACGGCGTCGGTTCATGGCAATGAATTGGCGATATCACGTAATCAAGCGTTAATCGAACGATTGCAGTATACGGTTGGTCGATTGATCTTTAATCAAATGCCAACGGGCGTCGAAGTCTGTTGTTCGATGAACCATGGAGGTCCATTTCCGTCCTCGAGTGATGTTCGTAGCACGTCGGTCGGCTCTGGCGCGCTATTACGTTTTGTTCGTCCAATCTGTTATCAAGGACGCTAATATTGACGTTTCGAATACACTTATTGTAAACGATTAGGTATTTTAAGTAGCACCCCAAGAGGTAATTCAATCTGAATGAGTTACCTCTTTTTTGGTTTTTGTTAGTCTGTTTTACGCAACATTTGTTTTAGGATTGGTAATACGATTTTATTATGTATAATGTATGCGAGATTGTATTTAAAAAGAGTGCTTTATGGCGATTGAGCATAAAACAAGAACACAGTTAGTTGCAGAAGCAATTCGTGAAAAAATTCTCTCGGGTGAAATAAAAGCGGGAGAGCCTTTGCGTCAAGCCGCGCTTGCAGCGGAGCTTAACGTAAGCCGTATTCCTGTACGTGAGGCACTATTGCAGTTGGAAGCAGAAGGGCTCGTTAATTTTGAAGCTCATAAAGGCGCAACAGCAACTCAGCTTAACTCCGACCAAATCGATGAAATATTTGACTTAAGAGCATTGTTAGAAGCTGAATTACTTCGCCACTCTATTACAAATCTTACGCCAAGAGATCTTCTCGAAGCGGAGGCGATTTTATTTGATTTAGAAGCGGCGACTGAAGCTGGAGATACTCAATTAGCGACTGGTAAGCTAAACGCAGAGTTTCACGGTAAGCTTTACAGCAAAGCTGAGCGACCGCAGACAAAAGAACTTGTCGCGGTATACAGCAAAAATTCTGAACGATATGTACGTATGCACATTTTGCTCGCCGGTGGTATTAAAACTGCGCCAGAAGAACATCGACAATTGCTAGAGTTGTGTAAAACAAAGCAAGTCGATGAAGCATGTGACTATTTGAAAAAGCACATACTTGGGGCAAAAGAAGACATCAAACATCTACTTGTTAAAATCGAAAACAAGTAGGTAGTCAAGAAAAGGGCACTCAGTGCTCTTTTTTTATTCTAAGACAGACCGCCACTTGTAAGGTGATCGCACTTAATTACCTAGTGAAAAATCCTCATTTCACCACAATGACACCATTTCAAAAACTCGGCTAATTCGGATAGATTTCGATTATTCTTCATTTTGTGTCTCAGAATTTACCTGTTAATTCATCGTTTTAAGTCACATCACAGCTAATACGTTTTGGTCTAACCAGTTAAATATTACATTGAAAACAATCAGATAGATGCTTTTTGATATATATTTGCAAAAAACAAACTAAAATATATTGTATACAATATGTAATATGTGTATCTTTTGTCCATCAACAGAATGTATTTACCCATGATAAAAACAAAGGACAAGAGATGAAGAGCAATAATAAAAATCGCCTTCTACCCGCGCGATCTTTAACTTCTTTAGCAATAGCCACTGCGTTAACTGGTGCACTCGTTTGGCAGATGCCAGCTCATGCTGCTGATGGCAACAGTATGGTACGTGGTCATATAGAAAACGTGTCAGGTTCGGAACTCATCGGCGCGACATTAACGTTCTCTCACAAGTCAAAGGGCCTCAAGTACACCGTGGTCACAAATGGCGAAGGGGATTACATTCTGCGTAATTTACCTGTCGGTATTTATGATGTGAGCATCGTAAAAGACGGATACGAACAAGTAATTCAACAAGACGTGTCTGTAACGGTTGGGCAAGCAGTGGTACTCGATGTGGCCATGCAACAACAAGGTTCAATGGAACGTATCGCTGTTACGGGTGCTGCAATTCGACGCGTTGACATGGCGAGTTCAACGGCTGGTATTACGATTACAGATAATGACCTACGATTAATGCCAGTCAGCACGGGCTTTGAAAATATGGCGCTGATGGCACCAGGTACAGCACTGCCTGGTGGTGACAAGTTTAAAGGCACGTCGAGTTTTGGCGGTTCCTCAGCAGCTGAGAACAGCTACTATTTCAATGGGCTAAACGTAACAAGTATTCGTACCGGTCTAGGTGCAATTCGCCTTCCTTGGGAAGCTGTCGCTCAAACGCAAATCAAAACTGGAGGCGTGAGCCCAGAATTTGGTGGTGCACTGGGTGGGATCATCAATGCGGTATCAAAATCGGGAGATAATGATTTCGATTTCGGTATCGAAACGCGTTGGGATCCGAAGTCGCTTCGCGAACAGCATGATTCGGTGTATCAGACGAATGGCACTATCGATACGAACGAACAACAATCCTATTACGACTTTAAAGAATTTCAAATTTGGGCAAGTGGCGCGCTAATCGAAGATAAAGTGTTTGGCTACGCACTTTTCGCACCTCGTCGTGAACAAGAGGAATGGGCAGGACAAACGACCAAAACGTCGCGTGACCGCGATGAAGATCGTTGGTTTGCGAAACTTGACTGGTTTATTAATGAAGATCACTCAGTCGGATTTTCAGCGATGAACAACAAACGTACTTGGACGAATAAAACATTCGAATACGAATGGGAGTCAAACGTTGTTGGGGACCAGAAGGGGGTAGATGCGCCCGGTGAAGACGGTGGCAAAGTGCTGAGTCTAAACTACTCAGGTTATATCACGGATACCTTCTCGATGACCGCTGTTGTAGGACGTGTAACAGAAAATGTTGAGAACGTTGTTGCTTCTACGGATCCAAGTGTCTATGACTATCAAGATGGTACAGTCATTTTGAGTTCTCATACTGCTTCAAGCGTAAAAGAAGAAAAGTTTGTTCGTGACCAAGCACGCTTAGAT is part of the Pseudoalteromonas xiamenensis genome and encodes:
- a CDS encoding GntR family transcriptional regulator — encoded protein: MAIEHKTRTQLVAEAIREKILSGEIKAGEPLRQAALAAELNVSRIPVREALLQLEAEGLVNFEAHKGATATQLNSDQIDEIFDLRALLEAELLRHSITNLTPRDLLEAEAILFDLEAATEAGDTQLATGKLNAEFHGKLYSKAERPQTKELVAVYSKNSERYVRMHILLAGGIKTAPEEHRQLLELCKTKQVDEACDYLKKHILGAKEDIKHLLVKIENK
- a CDS encoding 4-hydroxyproline epimerase — encoded protein: MRKGTYFCLDGHTCGNPVRLITSGHPNLLGATMSDKRQHFLKEFDWIRTGLMFEPRGHDMMSGSFIYPPTTVDGDASVLFVETSGCLPMCGHGLIGTLTFALESGLLTAKSPNELKIDTPAGRVNAEFHRVGDKVEWVKLYNVPSFLLHENVTINVPDLGELTVDIAYGGNFYIIVEPQTNFPGIEHWDAAKILHFSPIVRQIINDSLDCVHPLDSTVRGASHLLWTGECKHQNSDGANAVFYGDKAIDRSPCGTGTSARMAQRFAKGLLGEGDEFVHESYIGSQFIGKVEGLTEVAGKAAILPSIRGWARMTGKNAITIDDADPYAFGFQVI
- a CDS encoding aldehyde dehydrogenase (NADP(+)), with translation MMLTGKSFIAGIWQGDATNGVFNAFSPSQNCALDTPFFNATELMVADAINQAQRAFIEYRQTTREQKSAFLNCIADEIEKLGDKLLETTHQETNLPIMRLQGERGRTVNQLRFFASELGKENNVLYRLREFDQAEPNRMPLPKPQLELDYLPVGVVAVFGASNFPYAFSTAGGDTASALAAGCPVVMKSHTAHPGTSELITRAIEAAIKKCNMPKGVFSMIQAKHYEISHQLVAHPFVKAVGFTGSLNVAKKLIETINQRTEAIPFYGELGSVNPQFVLSASADDAQVGLGQALVQSMLMGNGQFCTSPGVWLVHNREESLIEEIKVGIETSKSDTLLTPAIVSSYKNAIETRSKLGGVSLLAKGQEVESFHATPHVFKTDLETYLETKALHEEVFGPQAVLVTYQDEAELFQFVSQLEGQLTASVHGNELAISRNQALIERLQYTVGRLIFNQMPTGVEVCCSMNHGGPFPSSSDVRSTSVGSGALLRFVRPICYQGR